From the Desulfovibrio sp. JY genome, one window contains:
- a CDS encoding EAL domain-containing protein: MTPPRILIGEQDRAAAAYLAGLLDKNGYVPLGPTASCRETLEQADADRPDLAVLRLDLEGACDGADAAGLLREGHDIPVILLARNGDACRLEPERRAQVTFLLSHPPDDQTLLAAVETSLARQRLDRALAKGQAQSRAVFAAATTAQFLLDADGRLLDANPAGEKLFARLPGSLADASLEAVLGPEAWSQVSPLLPAALGGETTRARVLGRLPDGRAIPLALTFVPLPADDGPRLLLEACPARAPDLRPDQPDLELGRCPDGFFVLDAEDRLLAANAAAWGIFGLCGPPAHGVPVADALPEELATALSRDASRVIAWNEPVKKEATVSIGGADKTLLLALFPMGHDEDSRLAGGLVTDITDRKRLESQLAHMAFHDPLTGLPNRSLCLDRIRQAIERSKRRDNYQYAVIFLDLDRFKVINDSLGHHMGDRLLEGVSKRLRECVRGLDTVSRLGGDEFVVLLEETGSYREIVRIVKRIRSAVGEVFQFCDHDIHVTCSMGIVISPCLYDKPEELLRNANIALHRAKGEGRNRFKVFNTRMLEDAIRLMDLESALRLALDRGEFFLDYQPILSLSDRSLQGFEALVRWRRPDKGVAAPKDFIPVAEDTGLIVPLGLWVLEEACRTMVCWQADFPQVRGMSMSVNLSAKQLTQPTLVEDVERILRSTGLDPRVLKLEITETVIMDNPEVSILRLKRLKELGVRLSVDDFGTGYSSLSYLQRFPIDTLKVDRTFVSEIEANENRKIVGAVVALAHSLGLDVVAEGVELEAQSAVLNDFACESGQGFLFSRPIAREAVERMLHTGACGQEPSAP, translated from the coding sequence ATGACGCCTCCCCGCATTCTGATCGGCGAGCAGGACCGTGCCGCGGCCGCATATCTGGCCGGGCTCCTCGATAAAAACGGCTACGTGCCGCTCGGGCCCACGGCGTCCTGCCGGGAGACCCTGGAACAGGCGGATGCCGACCGGCCGGACCTGGCCGTCCTGCGCCTCGACCTCGAAGGGGCCTGCGACGGCGCGGACGCGGCCGGGCTGCTGCGCGAAGGGCACGACATCCCCGTTATTCTCCTGGCCCGAAACGGCGACGCCTGCCGGCTCGAACCGGAGCGCCGGGCCCAGGTCACCTTCCTCCTGTCCCATCCGCCGGACGACCAGACGCTCCTGGCCGCCGTGGAAACCAGCCTGGCCCGCCAGCGACTGGACAGGGCCCTGGCCAAGGGCCAGGCCCAAAGCCGCGCCGTGTTCGCCGCCGCGACCACGGCCCAGTTCCTGCTCGACGCGGACGGCCGGCTGCTCGACGCCAATCCGGCCGGGGAAAAGCTCTTTGCCCGCCTGCCCGGAAGCCTGGCCGACGCCTCCCTCGAGGCCGTCCTGGGCCCGGAGGCCTGGAGCCAGGTATCGCCGCTGCTTCCCGCGGCCCTTGGCGGGGAAACGACCCGCGCCCGCGTCCTGGGCCGTCTGCCGGACGGCCGCGCCATCCCCCTGGCCCTCACCTTCGTTCCCCTGCCCGCCGACGACGGCCCCCGGCTGCTGCTCGAGGCCTGTCCCGCCCGCGCCCCGGACCTGCGGCCGGACCAGCCGGACCTGGAACTGGGACGTTGTCCCGATGGGTTTTTCGTGCTCGACGCCGAGGACCGGCTGCTGGCGGCCAATGCCGCCGCCTGGGGCATTTTCGGCCTGTGCGGCCCGCCGGCCCATGGCGTGCCCGTGGCCGACGCCCTGCCCGAGGAGCTGGCCACCGCCCTGTCGCGCGACGCCAGCCGGGTCATCGCCTGGAACGAGCCGGTCAAAAAGGAAGCGACCGTATCCATCGGCGGCGCGGACAAGACGCTGCTGCTGGCGCTTTTTCCCATGGGCCACGACGAGGACTCGCGCCTGGCCGGCGGACTCGTCACGGACATCACCGACCGCAAACGCCTGGAAAGCCAGCTGGCCCACATGGCCTTCCACGATCCGCTGACCGGCCTGCCCAACCGCTCCCTGTGCCTGGACCGCATCCGCCAGGCCATCGAGCGCTCCAAACGCCGCGACAACTACCAGTACGCCGTGATCTTCCTCGACCTCGACCGGTTCAAGGTCATAAACGACAGCCTGGGCCACCACATGGGGGACAGGCTCCTGGAGGGCGTGTCCAAGCGGCTTCGGGAATGCGTGCGCGGGCTGGACACGGTCTCGCGCCTGGGCGGCGACGAATTCGTGGTGCTGCTCGAGGAAACCGGCTCCTACCGGGAGATCGTGCGCATCGTCAAACGCATCCGCAGCGCCGTCGGGGAAGTCTTCCAGTTCTGCGACCACGACATCCACGTCACCTGCTCCATGGGCATCGTCATCAGCCCCTGCCTCTACGACAAGCCCGAGGAGCTCCTGCGCAACGCCAACATCGCCCTGCACCGGGCCAAGGGCGAGGGCAGAAACCGCTTCAAGGTCTTCAACACCCGCATGCTCGAAGACGCCATCCGGCTGATGGACCTGGAAAGCGCCTTGCGCCTGGCGCTTGACCGGGGGGAATTCTTCCTCGACTACCAGCCGATCCTGTCGCTTTCCGACCGCAGCCTGCAAGGCTTCGAGGCGCTGGTGCGCTGGCGGCGTCCGGACAAAGGCGTGGCCGCGCCAAAGGATTTCATCCCCGTGGCCGAGGATACCGGGCTGATCGTGCCGCTGGGGCTGTGGGTGCTGGAAGAGGCCTGTCGGACCATGGTTTGCTGGCAGGCGGACTTTCCCCAGGTGCGGGGCATGTCCATGAGCGTGAACCTGTCGGCCAAGCAGCTCACCCAGCCGACCCTGGTCGAGGACGTGGAGCGTATCCTGCGGAGCACCGGACTCGATCCGCGCGTGCTCAAGCTCGAAATCACGGAAACGGTCATCATGGACAACCCGGAGGTGTCGATCCTGCGGCTCAAGCGCCTCAAGGAGCTTGGCGTGCGCCTGTCGGTGGACGATTTCGGCACCGGCTACTCGTCGCTGTCCTATCTCCAGCGCTTCCCCATCGATACGTTGAAGGTCGACCGCACCTTCGTCAGCGAGATCGAGGCCAACGAGAACCGCAAGATCGTCGGCGCGGTGGTAGCCCTGGCCCACAGCCTGGGCCTCGACGTGGTGGCCGAGGGCGTGGAGCTGGAGGCGCAGTCGGCGGTGCTCAACGATTTCGCCTGCGAGTCCGGGCAGGGGTTTCTTTTCTCGCGCCCCATCGCCCGGGAGGCTGTGGAGCGCATGCTCCACACCGGGGCGTGCGGCCAGGAGCCTTCCGCGCCGTAG
- a CDS encoding Hpt domain-containing protein produces the protein MSAAPPADIPPKTVAVSAELRPIFARFLAIQNEHVAELEKALAARDSETLCRLAHTIRGSAATFQLPEAADMAQALEENVARADLAAAGRLIAALGRYFRETDIEFVEAPTKDAAVASAKKSP, from the coding sequence ATGAGCGCCGCCCCACCCGCCGACATCCCCCCGAAAACCGTGGCCGTATCGGCGGAACTGCGCCCCATCTTTGCCCGGTTTCTGGCCATACAGAACGAGCACGTCGCGGAACTCGAAAAAGCCCTGGCCGCCCGCGACAGCGAAACCCTCTGCCGGCTGGCCCACACCATCCGGGGATCGGCCGCCACCTTCCAGCTCCCGGAAGCGGCGGACATGGCCCAGGCCCTGGAGGAAAACGTCGCCCGCGCCGACCTTGCCGCGGCCGGCCGCCTTATCGCCGCCCTGGGCCGCTACTTCCGCGAGACGGACATCGAATTCGTCGAAGCCCCGACCAAGGACGCGGCGGTTGCTTCCGCCAAAAAAAGCCCCTAA
- a CDS encoding HDOD domain-containing protein — translation MTETEATSATPFFFTKQALFDVKRKLWGYEIQGGSDACEAVACFADREQVADSLASSSYMGVQHAVERGKKVVAPFDEVGLLAKAPYALPPAHGVVKAVGAVTQPEALTAAVRQLRADGYVLALDSGPGMAATPGLAELADVLCFDAGSGADPRDFLDAARGRKVILLASRVQGLEQFEALKAAGFTLFQGRFFKEPEIIAERRLTSHQMSRFTLLRLIEAEDPDVDALAEGISADVSVSFRLLSYLNSAAFGFPQKIQSIRQAIMLLGSITMRNWLRAVLLADMAQHGDMPRELAELSLGRARFLELVATRYDYWDFNPGSLFLLGLFSLLDAILGMPMAKVTEHLPLEETLKAALRRETQSEYEPLLDLVACIEDADWARLDDLTRKLGFDLETVKACASEAMAWSSAFFITQHAVGPSS, via the coding sequence ATGACCGAAACGGAAGCTACCAGCGCCACGCCGTTTTTTTTCACCAAACAGGCCCTGTTCGACGTCAAGCGCAAGCTGTGGGGATACGAGATCCAGGGCGGTTCGGACGCCTGCGAGGCCGTGGCCTGCTTTGCCGACCGCGAACAGGTGGCCGACTCCCTGGCTTCTTCCTCGTACATGGGCGTGCAGCACGCCGTGGAGCGGGGCAAGAAGGTCGTGGCCCCCTTTGACGAGGTCGGGCTGCTCGCCAAGGCCCCGTACGCCCTGCCGCCGGCGCACGGCGTGGTCAAGGCCGTGGGGGCGGTGACGCAGCCCGAGGCGCTTACGGCGGCCGTGCGCCAGTTGCGGGCCGACGGCTACGTCCTGGCCCTGGATTCCGGGCCGGGCATGGCCGCGACGCCGGGTTTGGCCGAACTGGCCGATGTATTGTGCTTCGACGCCGGCTCCGGGGCCGATCCCCGCGATTTCCTGGACGCCGCCCGGGGCCGCAAGGTCATCCTGCTCGCTTCCAGGGTGCAGGGGCTCGAGCAGTTCGAGGCCCTCAAGGCCGCCGGCTTCACCCTGTTCCAGGGGCGGTTTTTCAAGGAGCCCGAGATCATCGCCGAGCGGCGGCTCACCTCGCACCAGATGAGCCGGTTCACCCTGCTGCGCCTGATCGAGGCCGAGGATCCGGATGTGGACGCCCTGGCCGAGGGGATCTCCGCCGACGTGTCCGTGAGTTTCCGCTTGCTCTCCTACCTCAACAGCGCCGCTTTCGGCTTTCCGCAAAAGATCCAGTCCATCCGGCAAGCCATCATGCTTCTCGGCTCGATCACGATGCGCAACTGGCTGCGGGCCGTGCTTTTGGCCGACATGGCCCAGCACGGCGACATGCCGCGCGAGCTGGCCGAGCTGTCCCTCGGCCGGGCGCGGTTTTTGGAGCTCGTGGCCACGCGCTACGACTACTGGGACTTCAATCCGGGCTCGCTGTTCCTGCTGGGGCTTTTTTCCCTGCTCGACGCCATCCTGGGCATGCCCATGGCCAAGGTGACCGAGCATCTGCCCCTGGAGGAAACGCTCAAGGCGGCGCTTCGCCGCGAAACCCAGAGCGAATACGAGCCGCTGCTCGACCTCGTGGCCTGTATCGAGGACGCGGACTGGGCGCGCCTCGACGACCTGACCCGCAAGCTCGGCTTCGACCTGGAAACGGTCAAGGCCTGCGCCAGCGAGGCCATGGCCTGGAGCAGCGCCTTTTTCATCACCCAGCATGCGGTCGGGCCATCGTCCTGA
- a CDS encoding response regulator transcription factor, translating into MRILLVEDDEKIASFIIGGLRQSGFAVDHAANGLDGLHLAATEPYAVAVIDVMLPGLDGLKVIEELRRRKVNTPIIILSAKRSVEDRVRGLETGSDDYISKPFSFSELLARVQALIRRSSSVSEPTRLTVGELSMNLLTREVHRGETAVQLQPREFALLEYFMRNAGKVLSKTMIMEHVWDYHFDPQTNLVDVLVCRLRNKIDRDWDKKMLHTLRGVGYVLKE; encoded by the coding sequence ATGCGGATTCTGCTCGTTGAGGACGACGAGAAAATCGCGTCGTTTATCATCGGCGGCCTGCGGCAAAGCGGATTCGCCGTGGACCATGCCGCCAACGGGCTGGACGGGCTGCACCTTGCCGCGACCGAACCGTACGCCGTGGCCGTCATCGACGTCATGCTGCCGGGGCTCGACGGGCTCAAGGTCATCGAGGAGCTGCGCCGGCGCAAGGTCAATACGCCCATTATCATCCTGTCGGCCAAGCGCTCGGTCGAGGACCGGGTGCGGGGGCTCGAAACCGGCAGCGACGACTACATTTCCAAGCCCTTTTCCTTTTCCGAACTGCTGGCCCGGGTCCAGGCGCTCATCCGCCGCTCCTCCAGCGTGTCCGAACCCACCCGGCTGACCGTGGGCGAGCTGTCCATGAACCTGCTCACCCGGGAGGTGCATCGCGGCGAGACCGCCGTGCAACTCCAGCCGCGCGAGTTCGCTCTGCTCGAGTATTTCATGCGCAATGCCGGCAAGGTGCTGTCCAAGACCATGATCATGGAGCATGTCTGGGACTACCATTTCGATCCCCAGACCAACCTGGTGGACGTGCTCGTGTGCCGGCTGCGCAACAAGATCGACCGGGACTGGGACAAGAAGATGCTGCATACCCTGCGCGGGGTCGGGTATGTCCTTAAAGAGTAG
- a CDS encoding CBS domain-containing protein — MLVADLMTSQLRCLRESDSLADAMSLMQELFVRHIPVTDEDGQLVGLVTQRDLLSLENRKDPVTALKDVMRTDLVTVSPDTALRAAAETMIYNKFGCLPVVENDRLVGIITETDFLKLAIFPIAPRRDES, encoded by the coding sequence ATGCTTGTAGCCGATCTGATGACCAGCCAATTGCGCTGCCTGCGCGAGTCGGACAGTCTGGCCGACGCCATGTCCCTCATGCAGGAGCTTTTCGTCCGCCATATCCCGGTCACGGACGAAGACGGACAACTCGTGGGGCTCGTGACCCAGCGCGACCTGCTGTCCCTGGAAAACAGGAAGGACCCGGTCACGGCGCTTAAGGACGTCATGCGCACCGACCTCGTGACCGTTTCCCCGGACACGGCCCTACGCGCGGCGGCCGAAACCATGATCTACAACAAGTTCGGCTGTCTGCCCGTGGTCGAGAACGACCGACTGGTCGGCATCATCACGGAAACCGATTTTCTCAAACTCGCCATTTTCCCCATCGCTCCCCGGCGCGACGAATCGTAA
- a CDS encoding ABC transporter substrate-binding protein, translated as MKRKLASLLCGCVLLFSGTAFAASLHDMLPDAIQKSGKIIIGVNGIFPPMEFKAPGSDTLDGIDVELAQAIAKELGIKVQFDDQNFDQLINSINTKRVDMVLSGMSDSAERRKSLDFIDYFNSGTQCFTTKALAGKIKNLEDLSGKTLAVSASTDYLTTMQKWSKENLVDKGKPGINIMAVDSAASARMQMLQGRAQASALSPEALGWANVQQKGAFVAVGPLLESNPYGIAFSKENAKLRDAVYAALQKVFADGTYLKILKKWGAETGALKRPLINGEAVN; from the coding sequence CTGAAAAGAAAGCTCGCCTCGTTGTTGTGTGGTTGTGTCCTGCTGTTTTCCGGAACGGCCTTTGCCGCATCGCTGCACGACATGTTGCCCGATGCCATCCAGAAAAGCGGCAAGATCATCATCGGCGTCAACGGCATATTCCCCCCCATGGAATTCAAGGCCCCCGGCTCCGACACCCTGGACGGCATCGACGTGGAACTGGCCCAGGCCATTGCCAAGGAATTGGGCATCAAGGTCCAATTTGACGACCAGAATTTCGACCAGCTGATCAACTCCATCAACACCAAGCGCGTGGACATGGTCCTTTCCGGCATGTCCGACAGCGCGGAGCGTCGCAAGTCCCTGGACTTCATCGACTACTTCAACTCCGGCACCCAGTGTTTCACCACCAAGGCCCTGGCCGGAAAAATCAAGAACCTGGAAGACCTGAGCGGCAAGACCCTGGCCGTCTCCGCCTCCACGGACTACCTGACCACCATGCAGAAGTGGAGCAAGGAAAATCTGGTCGACAAGGGCAAGCCCGGCATCAACATCATGGCGGTGGATTCCGCGGCCTCCGCGCGCATGCAGATGCTCCAGGGCCGGGCCCAGGCTTCCGCCCTCAGCCCCGAGGCCCTGGGCTGGGCCAATGTGCAGCAAAAGGGCGCTTTCGTGGCCGTGGGGCCGCTGCTGGAATCCAATCCCTACGGCATCGCCTTCAGCAAGGAGAACGCCAAGCTCCGCGATGCGGTGTACGCCGCGCTGCAAAAGGTTTTCGCCGACGGCACCTACCTTAAGATTCTCAAGAAATGGGGCGCCGAGACCGGCGCGCTGAAGCGGCCTCTCATCAATGGCGAAGCCGTGAACTAG
- a CDS encoding response regulator produces the protein MRFLIVDDDESIILFLRTFLSAYAECLTACDGMEALSAFEAALEEDRPFTAVFMDILMPGMDGNEVVQALRRIEDTHNPAERFKLIMISVLTDTKNVSESFFHGRADAYLPKPLRRETLLAELAKLGLIPPPPLSP, from the coding sequence ATGCGCTTTCTCATCGTGGATGACGACGAAAGCATTATTCTTTTCCTGCGGACCTTTCTTTCCGCCTACGCCGAATGCCTCACCGCCTGCGACGGCATGGAGGCCCTGTCCGCCTTCGAGGCCGCCCTGGAGGAGGACAGGCCCTTTACCGCCGTCTTTATGGACATCCTCATGCCCGGCATGGACGGCAACGAAGTGGTCCAGGCCCTGCGCCGCATCGAGGACACCCACAATCCGGCCGAACGCTTCAAGCTCATCATGATTTCGGTGCTGACGGACACCAAGAATGTCAGCGAATCCTTCTTTCACGGCCGGGCCGACGCCTACCTGCCCAAGCCCCTGCGCCGCGAAACCCTGCTGGCGGAACTGGCCAAGCTCGGCCTGATTCCCCCGCCGCCCCTGTCGCCATAA
- a CDS encoding GntR family transcriptional regulator encodes MTIRETEGAKSSSVAMIAETLRRAIFDGTFLPGDQLKEMTLSHSLGVSRSSVREALRILATEELVAHLPNKGASVRKLTLEEIDDIFLTRQILELKACECIPTTPQRLLRALEESTVVYEAQADLDDPVAIANAHINYHKALVGLTGSLKLAELEESLMRTLQVIIACIENDRDDTQNEIANHRAMTRMVMAGDVRGAMQWVTDYIPNGKDFVVRHILSQKNMRRLRR; translated from the coding sequence ATGACGATCCGCGAGACCGAAGGGGCGAAGTCCAGCAGCGTGGCCATGATTGCGGAGACCTTGCGGCGCGCCATTTTCGACGGGACCTTTCTGCCCGGCGACCAGCTCAAGGAGATGACGTTGTCGCATTCGCTCGGCGTTTCCCGCAGTTCGGTGCGGGAGGCCCTGCGCATCCTGGCGACCGAGGAGCTTGTGGCGCACCTGCCGAACAAGGGGGCGTCCGTGCGCAAGCTGACACTCGAGGAAATAGACGATATCTTCCTGACGCGTCAGATTCTGGAGCTCAAGGCCTGCGAATGCATTCCCACGACGCCGCAGCGCCTGTTGCGCGCCCTGGAAGAGAGCACGGTCGTCTACGAAGCCCAGGCCGACCTGGATGATCCGGTCGCCATAGCCAATGCCCATATCAATTATCACAAGGCGCTGGTCGGGCTTACGGGCAGTTTGAAGCTGGCCGAACTGGAAGAGAGCCTGATGCGGACCTTGCAGGTCATTATCGCCTGCATCGAAAATGACCGGGACGACACGCAAAACGAAATCGCCAATCACCGCGCGATGACGCGGATGGTCATGGCCGGCGACGTGCGGGGCGCGATGCAGTGGGTGACGGACTACATCCCCAATGGAAAGGATTTCGTCGTCAGGCACATCCTGTCGCAAAAAAACATGCGCCGCCTCCGGCGCTGA
- a CDS encoding HAMP domain-containing protein, producing MSLKSRALFRSTTVRLTVRYSLIFISSALILFLLAYSLLSDAVRQGDRVAMAQKLREYASIGLKKGLSGLVDFVRTERENYDYDEYYLRIVDADGKQLLNLSPSDLPPLPEKLENDAPSAGIQWFFLPQKKDAALLEVASRALPGGGVVYMGKDASDRERLLRQFRVIFAGIMAPVALIGLAAGFVLARRVLKPIQNLIDTVRAIDTGRMDARVPAVGADDELNELALLFNAMLDKIKALLAGMREALDNVAHDLRTPATRTLAAVEVAATKTDPDALREALLDCAEETRRMVSMLDILMDISEAETGAMRLHLGPMDMATLIGETAELYQYVAEEKGVAVVVDTTGRLPVMADVDRMRQVLANLLDNAVKYTPAGGRVELSGRLHDGAVSVCVADTGEGIGAEDIPRIFERLYRADKSRSRRGLGLGLSLVRAVLFAHGGVIDVQSRPGQGSRFTFSLPAATEGELPAL from the coding sequence ATGTCCTTAAAGAGTAGGGCGCTTTTCCGTTCCACCACCGTTCGTCTGACCGTCCGCTATTCCCTGATTTTCATTTCCAGCGCGCTGATCCTGTTTCTCCTGGCCTATTCGCTGCTCTCCGACGCCGTGCGCCAGGGCGACCGGGTGGCCATGGCCCAGAAGCTGCGCGAATACGCCTCCATCGGCCTCAAAAAGGGGCTGAGCGGTCTGGTCGATTTCGTGCGCACCGAGCGCGAGAATTACGACTACGACGAATACTATCTGCGCATCGTGGACGCCGACGGGAAGCAGCTGCTCAACCTTTCCCCGTCCGACCTGCCGCCGTTGCCGGAAAAGCTCGAGAACGACGCCCCGAGCGCCGGCATCCAGTGGTTTTTCCTGCCCCAGAAAAAGGATGCCGCCTTGCTGGAAGTGGCCTCCCGGGCGCTTCCCGGCGGCGGCGTGGTGTACATGGGCAAGGACGCCAGCGACCGCGAACGGCTGCTGCGGCAGTTCCGGGTGATTTTCGCCGGCATCATGGCCCCGGTGGCGCTGATCGGCCTGGCCGCCGGCTTCGTGCTGGCCCGGCGCGTGCTCAAGCCCATCCAGAACCTCATCGACACCGTGCGGGCCATCGACACCGGCCGTATGGACGCCCGCGTCCCGGCCGTGGGGGCCGATGACGAACTCAACGAGCTGGCGCTGCTTTTCAACGCCATGCTCGACAAGATCAAGGCGCTTCTTGCCGGCATGCGCGAGGCGCTGGACAACGTGGCCCACGACCTGCGCACCCCGGCCACCCGGACCCTGGCCGCCGTGGAGGTGGCCGCCACCAAGACCGATCCCGACGCCCTGCGCGAGGCCCTGCTCGACTGCGCCGAGGAGACCCGTCGCATGGTGTCCATGCTCGATATCCTCATGGACATTTCCGAGGCCGAGACCGGGGCCATGCGCCTGCACCTGGGCCCGATGGACATGGCCACCCTGATCGGGGAGACGGCCGAGCTGTACCAGTACGTGGCCGAGGAGAAAGGGGTTGCCGTGGTCGTCGATACGACCGGGCGGCTGCCGGTGATGGCCGACGTGGACCGCATGCGCCAGGTGCTGGCCAATCTGCTGGACAACGCCGTCAAATACACCCCGGCCGGCGGCCGGGTGGAACTTTCCGGCCGGCTGCACGACGGGGCGGTGTCGGTGTGCGTGGCGGACACGGGCGAGGGGATAGGCGCCGAGGACATTCCCCGCATTTTCGAACGCCTCTACCGGGCCGACAAGAGCCGGTCACGGCGGGGGCTGGGGCTTGGGCTGTCGCTGGTGCGGGCGGTGCTCTTCGCCCATGGCGGGGTCATCGACGTGCAGAGCAGGCCGGGCCAGGGCAGCCGCTTCACCTTCAGCCTGCCGGCGGCGACGGAGGGCGAACTTCCCGCTTTGTGA
- a CDS encoding AroM family protein, producing the protein MVTLGILTLGQAPRTDIEPTFRAILGDRIAFRQRGALDGLGAGDWARLAPEQGESGIETCLRKQDGVVRGVLVAKRLLLPRLIAAGRKLEAECDALLLLCSGRFPMLKRAIPRLIEPITVIRSVVAALAGHGHLCVIGPESDMEAAPTQWRSYAARISTAAASPYDGQEALVRAAFRAKTVGADYVLLDDMGFTELQRRTVRDTSGLPTLSATSITARILQELV; encoded by the coding sequence ATGGTCACTCTTGGCATACTCACGCTGGGCCAGGCGCCCCGCACGGATATCGAACCCACGTTTCGCGCCATCCTGGGGGATCGCATCGCCTTCAGGCAACGGGGCGCCCTGGACGGCCTGGGTGCCGGCGACTGGGCGCGGCTGGCCCCGGAGCAGGGAGAATCCGGCATCGAGACCTGCCTGCGCAAGCAGGATGGCGTCGTCAGGGGCGTGCTTGTCGCCAAGCGTCTGCTGCTGCCCCGCCTTATCGCCGCCGGACGGAAGCTGGAAGCGGAGTGCGATGCCCTGCTGCTGCTTTGCTCGGGGCGGTTTCCCATGCTCAAACGCGCCATTCCCAGGCTCATCGAACCGATAACGGTCATCCGCTCCGTGGTCGCCGCCCTGGCGGGCCACGGGCATCTGTGCGTCATCGGACCGGAATCCGACATGGAGGCGGCGCCGACGCAGTGGCGATCCTATGCGGCCCGGATTTCCACGGCGGCGGCTTCGCCCTACGACGGGCAGGAGGCCCTGGTCCGGGCGGCGTTTCGGGCGAAGACGGTCGGCGCGGACTATGTTTTGCTCGACGACATGGGGTTTACGGAGCTGCAGCGCCGGACGGTGCGCGACACGTCCGGACTGCCGACCCTGAGCGCCACAAGCATTACGGCGCGCATTCTCCAGGAACTCGTCTGA
- the hutI gene encoding imidazolonepropionase, with product MNGDITIAHAASLVRVTDSKRPRTGRAQGELDIVADGALAIRGGVIVAVGDSREVLRAYGDDAPVLDASGKTVLPGLVECHSHPIFAGDRHWEYVRRLEGADGRAIRAEGGGIWSTIVKTRQAGDDELLRNVARAFERIAAGGVTTLEVKSGYGLDTQGELRLLRLLRQAAAHTPMDIVCTFLGAHIAPQDGRSAEEYVAVVKNEMLPAVLAQGIAQSQDLSCENGDFSAEQARELIAVSASLGLPVRVHADASSDSRGWRTAVEGGALSADHLTYTPDAEINAVGATATVAVLLPVAEQFYLDAQKANARLFIKNNVPVAIATDYCSSFQATSLPLTMALACSWFRLTPAEAIVGATLNAAYALGKSHDRGSLDVGKRGDVTIFDCEHPGQLATAIGAPLVDVSLSRGRVVWKAGK from the coding sequence GTGAACGGCGATATCACCATTGCGCACGCGGCCAGCCTCGTGCGGGTTACGGATTCGAAACGCCCCAGGACGGGCCGGGCCCAGGGGGAGCTCGACATCGTTGCCGACGGCGCGCTGGCCATTCGCGGCGGCGTCATCGTGGCCGTGGGCGATTCGCGAGAGGTGCTTCGGGCCTACGGGGACGACGCCCCGGTGCTGGACGCCTCCGGAAAAACGGTGCTGCCCGGACTTGTGGAATGCCATTCGCACCCCATTTTCGCGGGCGACCGGCACTGGGAATACGTGCGCCGACTCGAAGGCGCCGACGGCCGGGCGATTCGCGCCGAAGGCGGCGGCATCTGGTCCACCATCGTAAAGACACGCCAGGCCGGCGACGACGAGCTTTTGCGCAACGTCGCCCGGGCCTTTGAGCGGATCGCGGCGGGGGGCGTGACCACCCTCGAGGTCAAGTCCGGCTACGGCCTGGATACGCAGGGGGAACTGCGCCTGCTGCGCCTGCTGCGCCAAGCCGCCGCGCACACGCCCATGGATATCGTCTGCACGTTTCTCGGCGCGCATATCGCGCCCCAGGACGGACGGAGCGCGGAAGAGTACGTCGCTGTGGTCAAAAACGAGATGCTGCCGGCGGTGCTTGCCCAAGGCATTGCCCAGTCGCAGGACCTTTCGTGTGAAAATGGCGACTTCTCAGCCGAGCAGGCAAGAGAACTGATTGCTGTTTCGGCTTCTTTGGGATTACCTGTCCGCGTCCATGCGGATGCGTCCTCCGATTCGCGGGGATGGCGTACGGCGGTCGAGGGGGGGGCGCTTTCCGCCGACCATCTCACCTATACGCCGGATGCCGAAATCAATGCCGTGGGGGCCACCGCGACCGTCGCCGTGCTTTTGCCGGTGGCGGAACAGTTTTATCTGGACGCGCAAAAAGCCAACGCAAGGCTTTTTATCAAGAACAACGTGCCTGTCGCCATCGCCACGGACTATTGTTCGTCGTTCCAGGCCACGTCGTTGCCGTTGACCATGGCGCTGGCCTGTTCGTGGTTCAGGCTCACCCCGGCCGAGGCCATTGTCGGCGCGACCCTCAACGCCGCCTACGCCCTGGGGAAAAGCCATGACCGGGGTTCCCTGGATGTGGGCAAGCGCGGCGATGTGACCATTTTCGATTGCGAGCATCCGGGCCAGCTGGCTACGGCCATCGGCGCCCCACTTGTGGACGTGTCCCTTTCCCGGGGCCGCGTCGTTTGGAAAGCGGGAAAATAA